A section of the Phaseolus vulgaris cultivar G19833 chromosome 8, P. vulgaris v2.0, whole genome shotgun sequence genome encodes:
- the LOC137826436 gene encoding uncharacterized protein, producing the protein MTPRGRGGGRRPPNRDGRGVRVDDISLPNTNIPPSFVLPTTMESTHPIYEGAAPLPTLHGQDIEHHVGESNPTTFSTEPTMNQPSPIQDSLTPDNESGNVVDQRPWLHAERGDFSPANGPSNVISRIIKQKYDEPSPTWKKVRLELKDRWFGEFKKEYRWDMEQDQLIRSIFDTKASRIFKNAMSKVRHGQDKGTWIPQLVRATLDQHWSSTEFQNKSAIAKANRAVEKGASAYCGGSISTAAHFEKMTKELERQPTAWEVVERTKKLKTGEWVNDKTRDLAEKYKKRREEAQQQQMLESASSQNSHVASIDDNEIYIDVVGSGNKKGNVYGLGVLSKRFNSSTSVHSAASQAPVVHQIEEMREIIQKLNDELMTKRVKERTLEEKMELLMKTHEEQSERMRKQDEKMQLILQHIQMNNPASGSSDPTTSGHHKGDQSRDDSSEED; encoded by the exons ATGACACCAAGGGGTAGAGGTGGTGGTCGTAGACCACCTAATCGTGATGGTCGAGGTGTTCGTGTTGATGATATATCTTTACCCAATACCAACATTCCCCCTTCGTTTGTTCTTCCAACAACTATGGAGTCTACACATCCTATTTATGAAGGAGCCGCCCCACTTCCTACACTTCACGGACAAGATATTGAACATCATGTAGGAGAATCAAATCCTACTACCTTTTCTACAGAGCCAACTATGAATCAACCTTCACCGATACAAGACTCTCTTACACCTGACAATGAGTCTGGCAATGTAGTTGATCAAAGACCCTGGCTTCATGCAGAAAGAGGAGA TTTTTCACCTGCAAATGGACCTTCCAATGTAATCTCACGAATCATCAAGCAAAAATATGATGAACCCAGTCCCACTTGGAAGAAGGTTCGTCTTGAGCTTAAAGATAGATGGTTTGGAGAGTTCAAG AAAGAGTATAGGTGGGATATGGAACAAGACCAACTCATTAGATCCATTTTTGATACAAAAGCCTCCCGTATCTTTAAAAATGCTATGAGTAAAGTTAGGCATGGTCAAGATAAGGGGACCTGGATTCCACAACTTGTTCGAGCAACCTTGGACCAGCATTGGAGTTCTACAGAATTCCAGAACAAGAGTGCTATTGCCAAGGCGAATCGGGCTGTTGAGAAGGGAGCCTCAGCCTACTGTGGTGGTTCCATATCAACCGCAGCTCACTTTGAGAAAAtg ACTAAAGAGCTTGAACGACAACCAACTGCTTGGGAGGTTGTAGAGAGAACAAAGAAATTGAAGACTGGAGAATGGGTCAATGACAAGACTCGCGACCTTGCGG AGAAATATAAGAAACGTCGAGAAGAAGCCCAACAACAGCAAATGCTTGAAAGCGCATCTTCGCAAAACTCTCATGTTGCCTCTATTGATGACAATGAAATATACATCGATGTTGTTGGAAGTGGAAATAAAAAAGGGAATGTCTATGGTCTTGGTGTATTGAGCAAAAGGTTTAATAGTTCAACAAGTGTTCACTCTGCTGCAAGTCAAGCTCCAGTAGTCCATCAAATAGAAGAAATGCGTGAGATTATTCAAAAGCTAAATGATGAACTTATGACAAAACGTGTCAAGGAGCGGACACTTGAAGAAAAGATGGAGCTATTGATGAAAACTCATGAAGAGCAAAGTGAACGCATGCGCAAACAAGATGAGAAGATGCAACTCATCCTACAACACATTCAAATGAATAATCCCGCATCAGGCTCTTCAGATCCTACTACCAGTGGACATCATAAAGGAGACCAGAGTAGAGATGACAGTTCAGAAGAAGATTAG
- the LOC137826435 gene encoding uncharacterized protein, with protein MTYYLNQKDFDAAQLYVLQNCEKVQPYFDIYVEYLREISPTASEAQIGQYISSYFATWFKQYVLNPENNIEDPLLVNLAWGPKRKVQSWSIYVINGYKFHTVLWSEGMNSTNYGVYVRGTNGQSESDFYGILSNIIQLEYTGFPIMNVVLFQCEWFDNTPNIGTKVDKNYEIVQVKESRRYNKAYDPFIFAQQAEQVYYTKYPEGHQGWLGVIKTKARIRIIDNTISEVEHDTPYQDDELLQLEVVLHVDPEFIHDSLDDVDGGGEEVDIQLLNETNIDEQYEEEYISSEDNIESDFSDTDTSS; from the exons ATGACATATTATCTAAATCAAAAAGACTTTGATGCTGCCCAATTGTATGTTCTTCAAAACTGTGAAAAGGTTCAACCATACTTTGA TATTTATGTTGAATATTTAAGAGAGATTAGTCCTACTGCTTCCGAAGCTCAAATTGGCCAATACATTTCATCCTATTTTGCTACATGGTTCAAACAATAT GTTCTAAATCcagaaaataatattgaagatcCATTATTGGTTAACTTAGCATGGGGTCCTAAGAGAAAAGTTCAATCATGGTCTATCTATGTTATCAATGGATACAAATTTCACACTGTTCTTTGGAGTGAAGGCATGAATTCCACTAACTATGGTGTTTATGTACGAGGAACCAATGGTCAATCAGAGTCAGATTTTTATGGAATATTGTCTAATATTATTCAATTGGAGTATACTGGCTTTCCAATAATGAATGTAGTTCTCTTCCAGTGTGAATGGTTTGATAATACTCCTAATATAGGAACCAAAGTAGATAAGAACTATGAGATCGTTCAAGTAAAAGAATCACGGAGATATAATAAAGCATATGATCCATTCATATTTGCCCAACAGGCAGAGCAAGTTTATTACACCAAATATCCAGAGGGACACCAAGGTTGGTTGGgagtaattaaaacaaaagctcGTATTAGAATCATTGATAACACAATAAGTGAGGTTGAGCATGACACTCCATACCAAGATGATGAGCTTCTACAACTTGAAGTAGTGCTACATGTTGATCCAGAATTCATTCATGATTCTCTTGATGATGTTGATGGGGGGGGAGAAGAAGTAGATATACAATTACTAAATGAAACAAACATAGATGAACAATACGAGGAGGAATACATTTCAAGTGAGGATAACATTGAGAGTGATTTCAGTGACACAGATACCTCTTCG TGA